Sequence from the Paenibacillus tundrae genome:
GACGATAATCGAAACAAACATGATCAGTGTGATCAGTTTGCTTAGAAGCACTTTCCATCGCCTAACCGGACGAGTTAAGAGCATTTTAATGGTTCCTGTTGTGCGTTCTCCTGACACAAGATCCGAAGCAATCGCCATAATTAACAGAGGAATAAATAAACCAACTGCATTATTCATGAACTCTCTCGTAAAGGTAACACCACCCGGTTCTTTCGGATTGATGTCATTTTCCAGATAATATTGCATCTGCTGGATATATACCGTTCTATATTTCTTAAATTCCTCAGGAACCCGATCACTGCCAAGCGAGTTCTGATTATCGGTAATTGCCTGTTGCAGCTCAAGTCGCCAATCGCCGTTAAACTTGTCTTGATTATTTTGCGAAGATTTCATCTGTGCATACGTAAACATCGGCACCAAAACGGCCAGAACGATAAAAATAATATAAAGGCGTTTTTTCTTCACCATTTTAATCGTTTCGTTGCGAATTAACGGCATAATATTACTCAATGGATTCACCTTCTGTCATTTTTAAGAATAGTTGTTCCAGTGTTGGCTGGATACGCTGCACACCTTCCACTTGAATCCCAGCTTGAACCATTTGCTGCACCAGATCAGGGATCTGCTCTTCAGGCATTTCGGCAACAACAGCGTTGGAACCAAGCCCTGCAACAAGAGTGTCATCCATCACATCGCCAGGTCGATCGACCAACGTAATCCCTGCATTCAACAGCATTTGTTTGCCTTGTTCCAGGGGTGTAAGATGCCATATCGCTAACTTCGAATGGTCTTCAATCAATTCATGAACGCCCCCAACCGTCAGTACACGTCCAGCACTTATTATGGCTACACGGTCACAGAGAAGCTGTATTTCACTTAACAAGTGACTGCTGACAAAGACAGCCATCCCTTCACTAGCAAGCTGCTTGATGAAGATACGTAATTCCTTGATCCCCTTAGGGTCAAGTCCATTTGTCGGTTCATCCAAAATGAGCAGTCGCGGACGTCCAAGCAGTGCTTGAGCAATTCCGAGGCGCTGACGCATCCCTAGAGAATACGTTCTAACTTTGTCGTGAATACGCTGATCGAGACGGACAATATCAACAACTTCCTGAATACGCTCATAATCCACGCCAGGTTGCATACGAGCGAAATGCTCCAGGTTCTCCCACCCGGTCAAATATGTATATACCTCCGGATTCTCAACGATGGAGCCAACGTACTTCAGTGCTCTCTCTGGATCTCGGTTCACGTCATAACCACAGACTTTAATGTTGCCTTCGGTTGGTTTGATCAGATCCACAAGCATACGAATTGTCGTTGTTTTGCCGGCTCCATTGGGTCCCAGAAATCCAAAAATCTCACCTGGTTTAACGTCAAACGTAACGTCCTTAATAATCCACTTACGTCCAATCTTTTTCTTCAGATGTTGTACGGATAATACTGA
This genomic interval carries:
- a CDS encoding ABC transporter permease, which encodes MSNIMPLIRNETIKMVKKKRLYIIFIVLAVLVPMFTYAQMKSSQNNQDKFNGDWRLELQQAITDNQNSLGSDRVPEEFKKYRTVYIQQMQYYLENDINPKEPGGVTFTREFMNNAVGLFIPLLIMAIASDLVSGERTTGTIKMLLTRPVRRWKVLLSKLITLIMFVSIIVVSAYVICYAISGAVFGYKGFTMPVFTGFKIVGTEVDMSTVHAVDQWQYMLMQAGLIWFVSVIVAMLAFMVSVLVRSTAASIVIMMAALIAGTILTNMAASWETAKYLFMVNLELPNYLSGGLPPIEGMNLSFSLIVLSVWGVASLIVSFLVFTKRDILN
- a CDS encoding ABC transporter ATP-binding protein, giving the protein MAEQQYDSVLSVQHLKKKIGRKWIIKDVTFDVKPGEIFGFLGPNGAGKTTTIRMLVDLIKPTEGNIKVCGYDVNRDPERALKYVGSIVENPEVYTYLTGWENLEHFARMQPGVDYERIQEVVDIVRLDQRIHDKVRTYSLGMRQRLGIAQALLGRPRLLILDEPTNGLDPKGIKELRIFIKQLASEGMAVFVSSHLLSEIQLLCDRVAIISAGRVLTVGGVHELIEDHSKLAIWHLTPLEQGKQMLLNAGITLVDRPGDVMDDTLVAGLGSNAVVAEMPEEQIPDLVQQMVQAGIQVEGVQRIQPTLEQLFLKMTEGESIE